Within the Mustela lutreola isolate mMusLut2 chromosome 2, mMusLut2.pri, whole genome shotgun sequence genome, the region AGAAATGGAAGAGGCTTTTGCATAACCAAAGAACACACTACGCGAAACATAACCGAAAGAAGAAGACTACTTCAGAATGGAGCAATGATCAGTTCAAATGAACCATATGGGCTCCTAGAAgggcaaataaaaaccacacgaGGACTTGGATTTCATGGAAATCTCAAACTGAAAAAATCTATTATACCAGCACCTCAAACGATCTCTGTCCCTATTGATGACTTATGCCAATTCCTTATCTTAGCTACTAATGGACTCTGGGAAGTTTTGGATACAAAGGAAGTCACTGCACTGGCAATGACAATATTTCAGGTATATAAAGAAGCCTATTATTCTAACACACAAAATCAATCTTTACCATCCAAAGAGCCTTTCCCAATCTATGAACCAAGCAATTCTGTATCAGaaagtaatatacatatattgtttcAGTATAAACCTGAATCTACAGAATGTGTATCAACTATAGATTCAAAGGAAAATTTGTTTGATTCAACATGTTCTAAccctaaaaatgaacaaagatttCTACCAGAAATGAGTAATCATGATCTTTACAGTGAGAAAGTAATCAATGGACCAACCAGTGTAGATGAAGTGTCCAAAAATTCAAGTGAAAAAGAACCATGCACTGAAAGTTTCTATGAAGGTGCAGCCAAATATATTAGCCATGAACTTGTAAGTGCTGCTTTAGTGGCTGGCTCCAGAGACAACATTACAGTCATGGTAATACTTCTCAAGGGAATTGAGTATCAGTTTCTGACTGACAAAAGATAAAGTTCCAATTATCAAGagtataaaaatgtaaagacaaTTCTTCAAAGAACCAGATATTAGGATAATATTTCAATAccacataaataatttttaagactgtattaaagaaactataaaagcatattttaagTTACATAACACCATTTATATATGTTCACTGTTCCatgccaaaaaagagaaaaacaagtacttGCTTTTTTATACCACTTTATTCCAACCTGAGCACCTCAATATAAAACTAAACACTGGTGAACTGTTTTCCTTACTAATTCTGAATTACTGTAATGTACAAGTTCTGCTAGCAGTTCAACACTTAAATAGATTAAATCATCTCTGACACATGGTAGATTTCATATAATGAAAATACCTAGAACAATTAGTGCAATATACTGAActgatcaaaataaaatgaactttggAAAACAAGCCTGCAAGATTGTTACTAACATACTGCAATACTTATGTTACAAATTACTGGTACATTGTTTATTATGGTTCTAAGCCATGTAGGAACAACAGAAGCCCCTTCCtttcaaagggagagaaaaggaaaaattagctGTTTTAGTAACTGTACATTTTGTATACTTTTAAGTAATTCTTAAATATTACAGGAAAGTAATAAACATATATGGAGACTACAGTGCAGTACCCTATTTACAGTACAGCTGAAGATcgaatttaaaataatcaagttTGAATGTACATAATTGTTAGTGCATTGACTATATTATGtccaaagggaacaaaagctccctcccttcccccaaacaaTAAAACCTATGTAATGGCTAGCAGTGATTAAACAGAAATCACAGACACCTGGTTCGTTCCACTTCTGCTGAAGAGCTCACCTGTTTGAAGGGAACACTATCCATTAAGATGCATTTATCAGTATTCATACTCTTAAAACAAGATGAGGttacatttgacttttttttaacccCACTAAAAATATCAGGACTGGCTATACTTTAGATACCACTAATGTTCGTGTTTCCCCCCTTGAAGATGTGGGACTGTTTTCTTGTGGTTAACTTGTTAAAATGTggaatgtacattttaaatatgcatacTAAGAAATTACCAGTTGCCTGAATACTGTAGCTaagcataaatatttttagaacctCCTTCtaaaaaaagactgtttttgaaaagcccaaattaataagtTCCAAATCTTTTACATAGAAGTGGCTGGTTAACTGTGGGTTTACATCATCCTTTGACTCTATCCCTGGTGACGAGAAATGATTCCCTAACCGTCCAAGGAAACAAGCGTACACGCACAGCTCTCATTCCCCCCTTCTACTTCTGAAACATTAGTCAGAGGGTCACATGcatgttattaaaaattaagttcaaaacacttaaaataattctGTATTAGAAACTTGACTCTATCATAAGTCTCTTCTTTTTGGAAGTCATACTGGGCTGGTTAAATGCTCCAATTCCACTGTCATTAACATttaggaagcagaagaaaattcCAGCAAGTTCAAACTGGAGGTTTAGTTACTACAACACTGACTCCTGGTTGGCTGCGTGGGTTCAGTAAGGTCTACTCCTCTTCCTCTTGCAGAATTTGCTCCTGGATTCTGTGGTTCATTCTTTGGCAACTTTTTAGCTGagagataaattattaaaatacacaCAATTAGAATATTCATGTTAGAATTATTTTCATCTGCTGACTTATGATCTCCCCCCGTGCTTGGTTAACCCTAACTATCACAGAGCTATTtgctcattcttttcaagtgtttatTAAGTATCTACTAGATATTACCAAATACTATTCTTTGGTCAGCCCTTAGTGAGGTTAGTGGGTTGAGGGAAGGGTAAGATGAGGAACAGTTAGAGACATACAATTAAAACTTAAGTTGACTAGAGCtatatttaattctttatattCAGTTAGTACACCAGAATAGTAGTACTTTATTTCATTATCATTAATACCTCTACTgtttaaagaaaatctaagtcAATAAAAATGATGGCCAGCCAATGTTTATAAAGAATCTTCGCTTGAATCAATGATTTCTGGACTGCTACATAAATACTTTTTCACCAGTAGCTCTGCCTACTCTAAGCATACTTGATTCTGAATGGTCTACCTCAAAAAACTTTCCCAGTTCTGGGCTGCATGATCCTGGCTTGCCACGTCTGGATAAAGTCCTCAACAAGCAGTTATAGTTTTAGCTCTGCTAAGCTCTAATGGCCATTCTCTGGAGCCTGGATCCCACTGATTTAAAAACATACCTGTTAGATGTAGTCTGCTTGAATCCCAAAGATTCTTCATATGCTGCATTCACTGAATATTAACTATCTCTATGAGTACCAGTTATAAAGGTGACTAAAAATATTGGTCTTATCAACCCTGGGCAGAGACTACTATGGTTGAATTCTAGCTTTACCTTAGCCATGACTCAGGTTACCCAAAAAGTTGAACATGCTCTACTTCAGTATCTAAACGCTCAGTTGCACTTtggatctttttttgttttaatatttcacaTCAACATTAATCATCTTAAGAATCAAGGGAAATGTTGGAAGAAAAGCCTTCATCTTGGGCTAATTCTCTAGAAACGGTGCTAGGGATGGTAGGGTAAAtggtaataaaatggcaaatttccagtgaaatatattttcaaacgAAGGCTTATAGGGATAAAGAGTAAACTAGCATTTATAAACTTTACTATAATTAATACTCCTAGATTTTGAACTGAGATTTCTCCCTTTATCATACTTTTCAATGAGCTTTCTATAATTAGATCTGAAATTACAAGGCTGAAGGAAATAAAGTAGAATGAGAAACTTTTAAGCTTCTACTGGTAAACTTTTACTGTGAGAAGATAAAACACAACTTAGAGGTCACAGAAGCAGTCTTCTGTCTCACATCTTATTATTACTTATCATATTATTATAGTAAAGGTGATAATATTTGTTTGCTATATGGAAACTGGAGCTTACCAATTTGCCCCTAAATTAGGATTTTAAGAGGCTAAAAAATCCCAGATCAAGTTCATGAAGACGCACAATGAAAGCAATGTAAGCAAAATCTTACCACATTGAAAGCAGATGATAAATTTATTGTAGACTTCCTCCCACTAAATAACTACTCCCTATAGGAAGTCATCAAGAGTGAAAATAACGAGTGCACTGTGTGATCTAAGTTACTAATctggtaaatgaaatagaaaggcCACAATTCAATTTAATGCTTGGtatttctttaaaggaaagaaacattGTAATTTCAGGAAAATACCGAAGTTCTAATACATAGGTTACTTTGTGACTGGAAAAATATATTAGCACATCTGAATAAAAAGCACAAATTAAATCAAGTccaaaagggggtgcctggctggctccgtgtaacatgtgactcttgaacttggggtcatgagttcaagtcccacactgggcacagattacttaaaaattaaaaaaacaagcaagcaagcccACCTGTCTTAATGGTATTAAGACACCTGGTGGTGTCTTAATACCATTAGAAAAGTTTAAAAGTTCAGCCTGATTTGATGGAcctattattttcttgatttctgttaCTAGCTTTTCAGATGTGATTTCTGGGTGTAATCTTGTGTTCTATTTATAAAAAGAGCGTATTGTCACACAATCCTTCACAATTATTTCCCTAATAAACTTCGAGCCTGAGcttttcagtaaaatattttagTGTACAACAGTTAAGTTTTTTTCCTATTGAGCCTAAATGGGATACCATTAATTTCTCTCACTTAGTGGAAGATATTCTGACAGTATTTGTAGCAATTCAGCCTCTGAACCAGCTGTTACTTGGTTAATTTGCATGACTTCAATAAAAGGAATATTTCTTACTTGGGCATAAGTCTGTGGGCGCCCcagttaataaaaatgttttggaaatgaGAAGAGTGCTTGGTGCATGAATAGTGCATAGACAATAAAATGCAAGAGCCACCAATGTAGACAACttcctgatgtaggacttgatcaatcccagaaccctgagatcatgatgtaagccaaaggcagatacttaaccaactgagccatccaggtgtcccaatcaagagtttttaaaaagaagacagttaAACCAAGTATGCTACAATGTAACTTGCTTACATCTACAGCTTGGAAAAAAACTTACCTATTGCCATGAATATTTCATTTACATTCATCGATGTTTTGGCCGATGTCTCCATGAATAATAAACTGTTGTCATCTGCATAGGACTGTGCTTCCTGTttacagaacaacaacaaaaaaatgatatACACCCTTTGCACATACCTAACTTACTTTTGTTAAAGAATAAGAAGCTTCTTTATTACCACTCCAACTTGATTACCTATAATCAGCAACTGTGTAACAAGCAACTGTTACTAATGAAAGGTAAGAGAGGTAAGGGAACTCCTGTATGTaccttttcaaatttcttttgccTTAACTTCTTGCACTATCCCATTCTGATTCAACCGGTCTCACATTAAATTTGATTTCAAACGGTAAGTTATAGAGggtggaaaattaaaattttcttcaatctcctgggggaggctgggtggctcagtaggttaaagcctcagcctttggctaaggtcatggtcccagggtcctgggatcaagccccgcatccggctctctgcttggcggggagcctgcttccttctctctctctgcctgcctctttgcctacttagatctctgtcaaataaataaataaataaatcttaaaaaaatttttcttcaatctctatggcacattttatttatgcttATCATTTGCAATGAAATCAAAGGGAATCTAAATATCTAATACTGGCCTCAATCACTAAATGGctaactatattttaattttgaatatgtcataaatcattcctttaaaaatattactactCTATATTTTTGTCATGCTTTACAATTTACACGTATTATTGCCTTGATCCTCAAGTTGTTGTGAAGAGCAACCAATTACCTTTCCCATTTAATGAAAAAGATGAGTTTCCTTTGAACTGTTCTGTGAGAAGGCCACTTCTGACTATAACTTAactgttctctctccccctctatgATGTAACCATCTTAGAAAGAATAGGTTATTATACCTCACATGATCATAAccagaattaaataaaatcacacgTGCAACATGCTCGGCTTACTACCTACTGGTGCCAAGAAATATTAGTTCCCTTTCTCAGCCCATGTACTCCATCAATAGCCATCATCAAAGACAATTTTCCCATCactcatattatatatataaaatgaccacaacagggagcctaggaggctcagtgggttaagcctctgccttcggctcaggtcatgatatctgggtcctgggattgagccccacattgggctctctgctcatcggggagcctgcttccccctttctctctgcctgcctctctgcccacttgtgatctctgtttctctgtcaaataaataaataaaatctttaaaaaaaataaagataaaataaaatgaccacaACAAACTTTTCTGACAGCCcagatccgaaggcagaggcttaggcaactgggccacccaggcacccttttgaAGGCCCTTTTAAGGACCATGTAAGTGAgcggtgcctggtggctcaggtcatgatcccaaggtcctgggactgagccttatgacaggctccctgttcagtgggaagcctgcttcccccccccccccactctctctgtttatgttccctctctcactatatctgtcaaataaatctaaaacaaaacaaaacaaaacaaaacaaaaaccacctaaGTGTAAGCTGTatgatgtatgtgtgtatgttggtATGTTTATGTGTGCTGAAATAAATACTGGCaggtaaataaaaaaggaaagataccAAGGTATGTGGGGGTGGAGAGATTAGGTAAGAGCTGATCaccttttgctttatatatttcggCATTATTTGTCAACAATTACTTCTTTTGTAATTGTTTAGATcaacaaaatttttaagagatgtagggagggggagagagggagagagaaagagaatctcaagcaggctccacacccagcgcagagcctgatgtagggcttgatctcatgaccatgagatcatgacctgatccaaaatcaagagtcagatgcttaaccaaccgaaccacccaggaaccctagtCAACAAAATCTTTGAACCAATTTATGTATTACAATGTGTCAGGATATCTAAAATTCAGATTTATCGTGAGAAGCATTACATTACATAGAGTAGATAtacatttgctttaaaaattgttttctattatttgcatggtttaaaaattataaatgtaattgATATGTggacacagaagaaaaatttacAATACACATGTGCTTTCAAACATACCTGGAAATCGACAGCTCTTTTATTTGCAAGGTCAGCCTTGTTTCCTGATAAAGCTATTACAATGTTAGGACTGGCTTGCCTCTGAAGTTCTTTAACCCAGTTTTTGGCTCTGGCAAAGGACTcctgagaaacaaagaaacagctATTTGGCACATGCTCAAAAAATGGTTAGGGAGCGCTTTTGTAACACAAGGCTTTGAAGACTCTTCAATGTGACTCTTGGAAAGAAATTCTTAGGACTATTATATTATTTGTGACACTTtaatctctcttttcttaaaaatcagcTCTTCTAACTCATAAAAGCTTTGGCAGAAATGTCATGActggctataaaaaaaaaaaaaaagatttaaaaaaatcttgaatcAAAATTCTGAAtaccaaaaatgtatttttaaactattctcATTGTTGGATACATTTCTACTTACCTCGTTTGTGATATCATATACAACTATGGCTGCTTGTGCTCCTCTGTAGTACATTGGTGCTAGGCTATGGTATCGTTCTTGACCAGCTGTATCCCATATTTCAAACTTTACTGTTGTGTCATCAAGACACACAGTTTGGGTTAGAAAAGcagctgaaagaagaaaatgtctggAATAAGTT harbors:
- the RAB5A gene encoding ras-related protein Rab-5A — encoded protein: MANRGATRPNGPNTGNKICQFKLVLLGESAVGKSSLVLRFVKGQFHEFQESTIGAAFLTQTVCLDDTTVKFEIWDTAGQERYHSLAPMYYRGAQAAIVVYDITNEESFARAKNWVKELQRQASPNIVIALSGNKADLANKRAVDFQEAQSYADDNSLLFMETSAKTSMNVNEIFMAIAKKLPKNEPQNPGANSARGRGVDLTEPTQPTRSQCCSN